A genomic window from Halogeometricum borinquense DSM 11551 includes:
- a CDS encoding metal-dependent transcriptional regulator, with protein sequence MSGRPQYLIALYIAEHRESAPVSPGIVASMLNRSSATAIETFHRLDDEGLVTYKPYDGAELTQVGRETAAELHDTYVTLSWFFRSVLELDDYESEAMEMAGVVSPDIADRLASTLPYDGDAAVETRGEPYVSTGDSAQE encoded by the coding sequence ATGAGCGGCCGCCCGCAATATCTCATCGCGCTGTATATTGCCGAGCATCGAGAGTCGGCACCCGTCTCACCCGGTATCGTCGCATCGATGCTCAATCGATCATCAGCAACGGCAATAGAGACGTTCCATCGGTTGGACGACGAGGGACTGGTCACCTACAAACCGTACGACGGTGCCGAACTCACACAGGTCGGACGAGAGACGGCAGCAGAGTTGCATGACACGTACGTGACGCTCTCGTGGTTCTTCCGAAGCGTGCTCGAACTCGATGACTACGAATCCGAGGCGATGGAGATGGCGGGAGTCGTGAGTCCCGATATCGCGGATCGACTCGCATCGACACTCCCCTACGACGGCGACGCTGCTGTGGAGACACGAGGGGAACCATACGTTTCGACCGGTGACTCTGCTCAAGAGTGA
- a CDS encoding Lrp/AsnC family transcriptional regulator, producing MGDRRSQPTTEWLENEKVKRILTEYLDETDYRIYKELNRDGRISDTELGERVGLSRTAARRRREKLQSEGLVDVLGVLVLQEAELAYADAFVTLNSDISQDDFDDFLSKIEGEELIYEIDEYMGKYDLLLRVWHASLSDIKSYLRAQLQTHDAVERYETVPVTKTHKAWHKILSNSD from the coding sequence ATGGGTGACAGACGGTCACAACCGACAACAGAGTGGTTGGAGAACGAGAAAGTAAAGCGGATCCTCACGGAGTATCTCGACGAGACAGACTACCGCATCTACAAGGAGCTAAACCGCGACGGTCGGATCTCCGACACAGAACTGGGCGAACGTGTCGGTCTGTCGCGGACCGCAGCACGCCGGCGGCGGGAGAAGCTACAGAGTGAAGGACTCGTTGACGTACTCGGGGTACTCGTACTCCAAGAGGCCGAACTCGCGTACGCCGACGCGTTCGTAACCCTCAATTCGGATATTAGTCAGGACGATTTCGATGACTTTCTTTCGAAAATCGAAGGCGAGGAACTCATCTACGAAATCGACGAGTACATGGGGAAATACGACCTGTTGCTCCGTGTGTGGCACGCGTCGCTCTCAGATATTAAGAGCTATCTCAGAGCACAGTTACAGACCCACGACGCGGTCGAACGGTACGAGACTGTGCCCGTGACGAAGACGCACAAGGCGTGGCACAAAATCCTCTCGAACAGCGATTAA
- a CDS encoding helix-turn-helix domain-containing protein has translation MHQAVLRINSNTPYERATAGSDARIELWCNNHCDLLSVDGRVGEEVFDHIEETVGVYNELRGEHGRVIVTDACLKAHSKHNIEPYLESNNCLLVPPIRYEGGAKRVRVLASRAEDLTNFYAEITETYEVHVESKREITAVFADQPVVSLQALLPTLSPRQREIFTLAHERGYYEIPRETTTTELAEEVGIQRRTLEHHLRRTEEKLADAFVELL, from the coding sequence ATGCATCAGGCCGTACTCCGAATTAACAGCAACACCCCGTACGAACGAGCGACTGCTGGGTCTGATGCGCGAATCGAGTTGTGGTGTAACAACCACTGTGACCTGCTCTCCGTCGATGGTCGCGTCGGTGAGGAGGTGTTCGATCATATCGAGGAGACGGTCGGGGTGTACAACGAACTCCGCGGCGAACACGGCCGCGTAATCGTTACGGATGCCTGTTTGAAGGCTCACAGCAAGCACAACATCGAACCGTATCTGGAATCCAACAACTGCCTGCTTGTGCCGCCAATCCGCTACGAAGGCGGTGCCAAGCGCGTTCGTGTGCTTGCTTCCCGTGCGGAGGATCTCACGAACTTCTACGCCGAGATTACCGAAACGTACGAGGTTCACGTAGAGTCGAAGAGAGAAATCACGGCGGTGTTTGCAGACCAGCCTGTCGTGTCGTTGCAGGCGCTCTTACCGACACTATCACCCCGTCAACGCGAGATTTTCACCCTCGCACACGAGCGTGGTTATTACGAAATTCCCCGTGAAACCACGACGACCGAACTGGCCGAAGAAGTCGGAATCCAGCGCCGCACGCTCGAACATCATCTTCGCCGCACTGAGGAGAAACTCGCGGACGCGTTCGTCGAATTGCTCTGA
- the cbiQ gene encoding cobalt ECF transporter T component CbiQ, with protein MHQTLEGIQAEATPVIDGPLKVYFVAVSLLLTATSARLPTFVAVIVVFSVLTTHAVGRAYFRFVRYPFWFLVPSLALITFVTPGQTVFEYSVLHVSEEGVRLAIRTGLRSVASLSVLSFLALTTTVPQLVSALDRLGLPDSIVEMLLLVYRGIQVLIDESIRLYTAAKLRGGFTSRRSTFRTTKHVATSLLLSSLDSAEQLDLSMRSRCYSGRFPVREYESHGHAYALGVLAVIVFVKFGQLL; from the coding sequence ATGCATCAGACGCTTGAAGGCATTCAGGCCGAAGCGACGCCGGTCATCGACGGGCCGCTGAAAGTATATTTTGTCGCGGTCTCGCTGTTGTTGACTGCGACGAGCGCTCGCCTTCCGACGTTCGTCGCCGTCATCGTTGTCTTCTCGGTTCTCACGACGCACGCCGTCGGACGGGCGTATTTCAGATTCGTTCGGTATCCGTTCTGGTTTCTGGTCCCGAGCCTCGCCCTGATTACGTTCGTCACTCCCGGTCAGACGGTCTTCGAGTATTCCGTCCTTCACGTCTCTGAGGAGGGGGTTCGACTTGCGATACGGACTGGCCTGCGCTCAGTCGCGTCGCTGTCGGTGCTCTCGTTTCTCGCGCTCACTACGACTGTTCCGCAACTCGTCTCTGCGTTGGACAGACTGGGTCTTCCCGATTCGATTGTCGAGATGCTGCTGTTGGTGTACCGCGGCATTCAGGTACTGATCGACGAATCGATTCGGCTGTACACCGCCGCAAAACTCCGCGGTGGGTTCACGTCTCGACGCTCGACGTTCCGAACGACGAAACACGTCGCAACATCACTGCTTTTGAGTTCGCTCGACAGCGCAGAACAACTCGACTTGTCGATGCGCTCGCGGTGCTACTCCGGTCGCTTCCCAGTTCGAGAGTACGAGAGCCACGGTCACGCGTACGCACTGGGTGTGCTCGCTGTCATCGTGTTCGTGAAATTCGGACAGCTGCTATGA
- a CDS encoding helix-turn-helix domain-containing protein → MGLVAEFEIDCDALPLVEVAAAVPEAMIEVAIQFNHGNRPPFIAHITHGDPDAIERAFESGAFAAEYTLVGRAGETHRYQILPAVGLEAKLGEQIDDLDGLRALATTDAIIERIRVTSSGWIQTGWFANTDEFDMFRRFWQQNAGFSLRRLTHDGEPEEPGDGLTDPQREALRTAYEMGYFEIPRTASLDDVAGELGITASSLSERLRRAQTHLIETTVASTWPPLPV, encoded by the coding sequence ATGGGTCTCGTCGCCGAGTTCGAAATCGATTGTGATGCACTCCCGCTCGTCGAGGTGGCGGCGGCCGTGCCAGAGGCGATGATAGAGGTTGCAATCCAGTTCAACCACGGCAATCGGCCACCGTTTATCGCCCATATAACGCACGGGGACCCTGATGCAATCGAACGCGCCTTCGAGTCGGGAGCATTCGCGGCAGAGTACACTCTGGTCGGACGGGCGGGCGAGACACACCGATATCAGATCCTCCCAGCGGTCGGGTTAGAAGCAAAACTCGGTGAACAAATCGATGATCTCGACGGTCTCCGCGCGCTCGCTACCACCGATGCCATCATCGAGCGGATCCGTGTCACCTCCTCCGGTTGGATTCAAACAGGGTGGTTCGCTAATACGGACGAGTTTGATATGTTCCGCCGATTCTGGCAGCAAAACGCCGGCTTCTCGCTCCGCCGATTAACCCACGACGGCGAACCCGAAGAGCCGGGTGATGGGCTTACCGACCCCCAGCGCGAGGCGCTCCGAACGGCCTACGAAATGGGATACTTCGAGATTCCACGGACCGCGTCTCTGGACGATGTCGCGGGCGAACTCGGTATTACTGCGTCTTCGCTTTCCGAACGACTTCGTCGCGCACAGACCCACCTCATCGAAACGACAGTTGCCTCGACGTGGCCCCCGCTCCCGGTGTGA
- a CDS encoding YjiH family protein gives MATEGKQAEQTWTVEQERHAKSIEELDLHEIRRQPVVKFVTAFLIGAVFFLVPVPYQGELTVPFDIVVSTITETFPTAVGVYALAIIVAGGVLTTAARVGDGTVAGYDLSYFDTSVAFWILRLAGVVVAPVMFFKLGPSWLHTPGTGGLMWGTLVYSVGVIIPIGAVFITIFVELGGLEFVGTIARPVMRPLFKIPGRAALDSLASWVGSYSVGLYVTRNVFEQGGYNKRDVFTIATCFSTVSIGFVGVVAATLDILQLFPVVFGAYFLCVIVTAAILVRIPPISRVPAEYITEPDPETAFSGSIREYFRLALAEAVEKADEGESFLEAAKRGFVDGLKLTTLILGTILTVGLAATLLSANTPIFDILGRPLTPVIAALGIPNAETVAPATIVGITEMYVPVLLVTETALKAKFFIAVLAVSQLIFFSSVGPMTMDMFSDVPIRFRDLVALFVMRTVILVPIIAGMTHLAAAIGLLG, from the coding sequence ATGGCAACAGAAGGCAAACAGGCCGAGCAGACGTGGACAGTCGAACAGGAGCGGCACGCAAAGAGTATCGAAGAACTCGATCTCCACGAGATTCGCAGGCAACCAGTCGTCAAGTTCGTCACCGCGTTCCTGATCGGTGCAGTGTTCTTCCTCGTTCCCGTGCCGTATCAGGGTGAACTGACGGTCCCGTTCGACATCGTAGTGAGTACGATCACGGAGACCTTTCCCACGGCGGTCGGCGTGTACGCGCTTGCGATAATCGTCGCTGGCGGCGTGTTGACCACGGCGGCGAGAGTCGGTGACGGAACGGTTGCCGGATACGACCTCTCGTATTTCGATACATCGGTTGCATTCTGGATACTCCGTCTCGCGGGTGTCGTTGTCGCACCAGTCATGTTCTTTAAACTGGGCCCAAGCTGGCTCCACACTCCCGGAACTGGCGGTCTCATGTGGGGAACACTCGTGTACAGCGTCGGCGTCATCATCCCCATCGGCGCGGTGTTTATCACAATCTTCGTCGAGTTAGGAGGGTTGGAGTTCGTCGGGACAATCGCTCGCCCGGTGATGCGCCCGCTGTTCAAAATCCCTGGACGGGCGGCGCTGGACAGTCTCGCCTCGTGGGTCGGTTCGTACAGTGTCGGACTGTACGTCACCCGCAACGTGTTCGAACAGGGCGGCTACAACAAACGCGATGTGTTCACCATCGCAACGTGTTTTTCGACGGTGAGCATCGGGTTCGTCGGCGTCGTTGCGGCGACTCTCGATATTCTGCAACTGTTTCCGGTGGTCTTTGGAGCCTATTTCCTGTGCGTCATCGTGACTGCCGCAATCTTGGTTCGTATCCCTCCGATTTCGCGTGTGCCTGCGGAGTACATCACCGAACCCGATCCGGAGACAGCGTTTTCCGGATCGATCAGGGAGTACTTCCGTCTGGCACTGGCCGAAGCGGTCGAGAAAGCCGACGAAGGCGAGTCGTTCTTGGAGGCGGCCAAGCGGGGGTTCGTTGACGGGCTGAAACTCACGACACTCATCCTCGGAACGATCCTGACTGTGGGACTCGCGGCCACGTTACTGTCGGCGAATACGCCCATCTTCGACATTCTCGGCCGGCCGCTGACACCGGTGATTGCTGCGCTCGGGATTCCGAACGCGGAGACGGTCGCCCCGGCCACAATCGTCGGCATCACCGAGATGTACGTCCCCGTCCTCTTGGTCACGGAAACGGCGCTCAAAGCGAAGTTCTTCATCGCCGTGCTGGCCGTCTCTCAGCTGATCTTCTTTTCGAGCGTCGGCCCGATGACGATGGACATGTTCAGCGACGTTCCGATTCGCTTCCGTGACCTCGTGGCGCTGTTCGTCATGCGGACCGTCATTCTGGTCCCGATAATCGCAGGAATGACGCACCTCGCCGCGGCTATCGGTCTCCTCGGTTGA
- a CDS encoding class I SAM-dependent methyltransferase, with translation MTNWDERFRSGEYPSDPEPAPLLEQYVDALPPGRALDVAAGTGRNAVFLAEEGYEVEAIDQSREGLRITRERARDRDVADQLDCLQVDIPSHEFPQDRYDLITVSFYRTVDRLPDLIDALAEDGVLFYEHHLRSTDQYEAGPSGDQYRFGANELLHTCLDLTVLAFDAKTESRDDGRTAMRTQIVARNSSGQAQSYPAVGLDS, from the coding sequence ATGACAAACTGGGACGAACGGTTCCGCTCCGGCGAGTATCCAAGCGATCCGGAGCCAGCACCGCTTCTCGAACAGTACGTCGATGCACTCCCACCGGGACGCGCACTCGACGTTGCGGCTGGTACCGGACGAAACGCCGTCTTCCTCGCCGAGGAAGGCTACGAAGTGGAAGCCATCGACCAGTCTCGCGAAGGGTTGCGAATCACGCGTGAGCGAGCACGTGACCGCGATGTTGCCGACCAACTCGACTGTCTCCAAGTGGACATCCCTTCTCACGAGTTTCCCCAAGACAGGTACGATCTCATTACGGTCAGCTTCTATCGCACGGTTGATCGGCTCCCAGATCTCATCGACGCACTCGCCGAAGACGGCGTTCTCTTCTACGAACATCATCTGCGGTCGACCGATCAGTACGAGGCGGGTCCGAGCGGTGACCAGTATCGCTTCGGGGCAAACGAACTGCTCCACACCTGCTTGGACCTCACCGTACTCGCGTTCGATGCGAAAACCGAATCCCGAGACGACGGCCGGACCGCAATGCGAACCCAAATCGTCGCCCGGAATTCGAGTGGACAAGCACAATCCTATCCGGCTGTCGGTCTGGATTCTTAA
- a CDS encoding type 1 glutamine amidotransferase, with the protein MYIKLGTEPGGIVILVVDNAVEGGYMAGEVARLLPGDDVRMYNYPNGDDDPSLEDVDGVVIGGSGAGVYDEPDQPWITRQKEFVEAVIDEEIPLLGICFGHQLVNEVLGGTVVNSGESRNYLVEASLAEIPLFEGVRNVVPVLHSDIVTEPGEGMEVVGTADYNRYFATRHHERPIWTVQYHPEFTPEIRPEYSDSWDESEYSFEASTATRTLENFSQCCQQRTSVSD; encoded by the coding sequence ATGTATATTAAACTGGGAACCGAACCGGGAGGTATCGTGATACTGGTAGTGGACAACGCAGTGGAAGGTGGATACATGGCCGGCGAAGTCGCCCGCCTGTTACCCGGCGATGACGTGCGGATGTACAACTATCCGAACGGAGACGACGATCCATCGCTCGAGGACGTTGACGGCGTGGTCATCGGCGGAAGCGGCGCTGGCGTCTACGACGAACCGGACCAGCCGTGGATTACCCGACAGAAGGAGTTCGTCGAGGCAGTCATCGACGAAGAAATCCCGCTATTGGGGATCTGTTTCGGACACCAACTCGTAAACGAAGTACTCGGGGGCACCGTCGTCAACAGCGGAGAGTCCCGAAACTATCTCGTCGAAGCGTCGCTAGCCGAGATTCCCCTTTTTGAAGGAGTTAGAAACGTCGTCCCCGTCCTCCACTCCGATATCGTGACCGAACCGGGTGAAGGGATGGAAGTCGTCGGTACAGCCGACTACAACCGATACTTTGCGACGCGCCATCACGAGCGTCCAATCTGGACCGTCCAGTATCACCCCGAGTTCACGCCCGAAATCCGTCCTGAATACAGCGATTCGTGGGACGAAAGCGAGTACTCGTTCGAGGCGTCCACGGCGACACGAACGCTCGAAAACTTCTCCCAGTGCTGCCAACAACGGACATCCGTGAGCGACTGA
- a CDS encoding ABC transporter permease, with amino-acid sequence MSRFTDDADTSEIGTAQRASGNRFVVDIRVSLKRWLIKTSRNPFVTFSSLVQPIIFFVLMAEVFGSIAGGTLSQTLGDEINYVTYLTPAIVIQSALAAAAVSGIGLVDDIETGMFEKILVSPMNRGAMFLGKVLSEVVRIAIQTAIILALGYAMLFLQSAASVETYLQTGAIGAIGIVGIAVIFGGVFMAYSNIVALVTRDREATIMIANLLTFPLLFVSSAFLPLSVLPGWIRTFAVFNPITYGVDAIRALMLGQDTLSVLHVTVFSGFWNTVIPSLIVLLGANAALGGIAVRLLTRASRADVQ; translated from the coding sequence ATGAGTCGATTCACCGACGATGCCGACACGTCCGAAATCGGGACTGCACAGCGAGCATCGGGGAACCGTTTCGTGGTGGACATCCGAGTCAGTCTCAAGCGATGGCTCATCAAGACGTCCCGAAACCCCTTCGTGACGTTCTCATCGCTCGTGCAACCGATCATCTTCTTCGTGCTGATGGCCGAAGTCTTCGGTTCGATTGCTGGTGGGACGCTTTCCCAAACACTCGGTGACGAGATCAACTACGTGACGTATCTCACTCCGGCCATCGTGATTCAATCTGCGCTCGCCGCGGCGGCCGTCTCCGGTATCGGGCTGGTCGATGACATCGAAACGGGGATGTTCGAGAAAATACTCGTCTCCCCGATGAATCGGGGGGCGATGTTCCTAGGGAAGGTCCTTTCGGAGGTGGTTCGCATCGCTATCCAGACGGCGATCATCCTCGCTCTCGGCTACGCGATGCTGTTTCTGCAATCGGCTGCTTCGGTCGAGACCTATCTCCAGACGGGAGCTATCGGCGCTATCGGTATCGTCGGCATCGCGGTGATATTCGGCGGTGTCTTCATGGCGTACTCGAATATCGTCGCGCTCGTGACCCGCGACAGAGAGGCGACAATCATGATTGCGAACCTCCTGACGTTCCCGTTACTGTTCGTCTCCAGCGCGTTTCTCCCCCTTTCGGTCCTCCCGGGCTGGATTCGGACGTTCGCGGTGTTCAATCCGATCACCTACGGTGTTGACGCCATCCGGGCGCTCATGCTCGGTCAAGACACGCTGTCTGTTCTCCATGTCACCGTCTTCTCGGGGTTCTGGAACACAGTTATCCCTTCGCTCATCGTTCTTCTGGGGGCTAACGCCGCTCTGGGCGGCATCGCTGTCCGTCTTCTCACGCGTGCCTCCCGCGCAGACGTACAGTAA
- a CDS encoding NifU family protein — translation MSAESLERRTRNYLSNNVPQIQEHGGHFEIEDVDNETGEVTVAIGGACSGCGIAPMTMRAIRHRLPDEVDDISKVTVRRAGGPRAAVMPDKTAEMEEMEEYKDYEPPF, via the coding sequence ATGAGTGCTGAAAGTCTTGAACGAAGAACGCGAAACTACCTCAGTAACAACGTCCCGCAGATTCAGGAACATGGCGGACACTTCGAGATCGAAGACGTCGATAACGAAACCGGTGAAGTGACGGTTGCCATCGGTGGTGCCTGCTCGGGATGCGGTATTGCACCGATGACGATGCGAGCGATCAGACATCGCCTCCCCGACGAAGTTGACGACATCTCGAAAGTAACTGTCCGTCGCGCAGGTGGCCCCCGAGCGGCCGTGATGCCGGACAAGACCGCAGAAATGGAGGAGATGGAAGAGTACAAAGACTACGAGCCACCGTTCTAG
- a CDS encoding ABC transporter ATP-binding protein, with protein MNAPRSTVQTNRADRSDAANQSGAADQSDAANQSGAADQSDAAQLAIDATDVHVTYDDGTEAVCGVNLSVSAGEFFGFLGPNGAGKTTTIKTLAALLRPNLGSVSINGFDIENDSKAVRESIGYMAQETSVDEALTARENVRFACDIYGVPAGERDERVDELLALVNLTHVADKRAENFSGGMKKRLDAATVLVHRPPVVFLDEPTTGLDPEARIRFWEYLRSINERGTTVVLTTQYLEEVDRLCDRLAVIQDGEIIATDTPDALKSRVGGDIIELALDDPAARTTERATRIVRESNAFEAATIETTDRGLIITSEHAREAVTDLFVSLDDADITVTGLDIRSPTLDDVFLSITGERSNSSDLSPQHGVTSMQEVSK; from the coding sequence ATGAACGCCCCTCGTTCGACCGTACAGACGAATCGCGCAGATCGATCAGACGCAGCGAATCAGTCCGGTGCCGCGGATCAATCAGACGCAGCGAATCAGTCCGGTGCCGCGGATCAATCAGACGCAGCACAACTTGCAATCGACGCGACGGACGTACACGTTACCTACGATGACGGTACTGAAGCCGTTTGCGGCGTCAATCTCTCCGTTTCGGCGGGCGAGTTCTTCGGCTTTCTGGGCCCGAACGGTGCCGGCAAAACGACCACGATCAAAACGCTCGCCGCGCTACTCCGTCCGAATCTGGGTTCGGTGAGTATCAACGGATTCGACATCGAGAATGACTCGAAAGCGGTCCGCGAATCTATCGGTTACATGGCACAGGAGACGAGCGTTGATGAAGCACTCACCGCTCGTGAGAACGTTCGCTTTGCCTGTGACATCTACGGCGTCCCGGCGGGCGAACGAGACGAACGGGTTGATGAGTTACTGGCGCTCGTGAATTTGACGCACGTTGCTGACAAACGGGCGGAGAACTTCTCCGGTGGAATGAAAAAACGGCTGGATGCCGCCACCGTACTCGTCCATCGACCGCCTGTCGTGTTTCTCGACGAACCGACGACCGGTCTCGACCCCGAAGCACGAATCCGGTTTTGGGAGTATCTCCGGTCGATCAACGAACGAGGGACGACGGTAGTTCTGACGACCCAGTATCTGGAGGAAGTGGATCGGCTCTGTGACCGTCTCGCCGTCATTCAGGACGGTGAGATCATCGCAACGGACACCCCGGACGCGCTGAAGTCGAGGGTCGGTGGCGACATCATCGAGTTGGCGCTGGACGATCCCGCTGCACGGACAACGGAGCGAGCAACGAGAATCGTTCGTGAATCGAACGCTTTCGAAGCCGCAACTATCGAAACGACGGATCGCGGTCTCATAATCACGTCCGAACACGCCAGAGAAGCCGTGACCGACCTCTTCGTCTCACTCGACGACGCCGACATCACGGTCACCGGCCTCGACATTAGGTCACCGACGCTCGACGACGTGTTTCTCTCTATCACTGGAGAACGTTCGAACTCCTCTGATCTGTCTCCACAGCACGGGGTCACCTCGATGCAGGAGGTGTCCAAATGA
- a CDS encoding energy-coupling factor ABC transporter substrate-binding protein, translating into MKRPLAAGLLVVGLVILSTIAVSGLGATDEQAVATITDKDPNYSPWMGPVWEPPGGYGEMALFALQGGVAAFVLTYYVERLTDGTYASDA; encoded by the coding sequence ATGAAACGTCCGCTCGCGGCTGGTCTGTTGGTTGTCGGTCTCGTCATCCTCAGTACGATAGCGGTGTCTGGGCTGGGGGCGACAGACGAACAGGCGGTCGCAACGATCACAGACAAGGATCCGAACTACAGTCCGTGGATGGGCCCCGTATGGGAACCACCGGGTGGGTACGGAGAGATGGCGCTGTTCGCACTACAGGGAGGTGTTGCGGCCTTCGTCCTGACGTACTACGTCGAGCGCCTCACGGACGGGACGTATGCATCAGACGCTTGA
- a CDS encoding energy-coupling factor ABC transporter ATP-binding protein, with protein sequence MIRTDDLHFGYDEQSILRGIDFRAETGDVTVLLGRNGAGKSTLLKHLNGLLEPDRGHVMIDGDRIQYDDDSLLSLRQEVGFVFQDPDDQLVAPTVEQDVAFGPINLGTDPTEAVEWALSRVGLAGYEDRLCSRLSGGEKKRVALAGVLAMKPKYLIFDEPTAGLDGDGTRALVDLIRELTNEGISFVVSTHYPDFAAAVGDTFTLIDDGQVACRESSLDEIPAKKYGLRGV encoded by the coding sequence ATGATACGCACTGACGACCTTCATTTCGGCTACGACGAACAGTCTATCCTCCGTGGAATCGACTTCCGCGCCGAGACGGGAGACGTAACGGTCCTGCTCGGGCGGAACGGCGCCGGTAAATCGACGCTTCTCAAGCATCTCAACGGACTTCTCGAACCCGACCGCGGTCACGTGATGATCGACGGCGACCGGATTCAGTACGACGACGATAGCCTCCTCAGCCTCCGACAGGAGGTCGGATTCGTGTTTCAGGACCCCGACGACCAACTCGTCGCCCCGACGGTCGAACAGGACGTGGCGTTCGGTCCGATCAACCTCGGCACCGACCCGACTGAAGCCGTCGAGTGGGCGCTCTCCCGCGTCGGCCTTGCGGGCTACGAAGATCGTCTGTGTAGCCGACTGAGCGGTGGCGAGAAAAAGCGCGTCGCACTGGCGGGCGTCCTCGCCATGAAGCCGAAATACCTCATTTTCGATGAACCGACGGCCGGTCTCGACGGTGATGGGACGCGCGCACTCGTTGATCTCATTCGTGAACTCACGAACGAGGGCATCTCTTTCGTCGTTTCGACCCACTACCCCGACTTTGCCGCTGCAGTCGGCGATACGTTCACGCTAATCGACGATGGACAGGTCGCCTGCCGTGAGTCGTCGCTCGATGAAATTCCCGCAAAGAAGTATGGGCTGAGAGGAGTCTGA